In Fibrobacter sp. UWR2, the sequence TACTCCCCTGTCCACCGTACAGGTTCCCACCATACATGAGCGAATACCCGAGTACCCAATCCATCTCAATGCGGTGCACAAGCAAAATATCAAGTGCATTTTTCAATCCGGGTTCAGGCCAGCCGCCAAGTTCACTGACAAAGAAGTCGCTCGTCGTCCGGCCGGCAAGCCAGAGCTGGTCCGCCGGATACTTATCCCCCAAAGTCGGGTGTTCGTTCGCATAGCGTATATACAAAGTATCTATGACAATGGACGTATAGTATTTCCTGAAATTTCGCAGCATCTGGTCGGCAAAGAATTTCACGGTCACGGAAGAATCCAGAAAATCGATTTTGCCCACGACAATCAGATTAAGCGAAAGCGTATCGGAATAAAAGCCTTCGGCTTCCAACTTTGCGTGACGGGTCAGTCCCTTATAAAATTCACCATCAAGCACCAAAGTCGTCACCCAAATGTTGCGGTCACTTTCCTCGCATACGAACTTGTAGAGCAGCCGCCCATTCTCTTCGCGCGGTTCAAGCGTACGCACAAGGCTTGTCGAGACACGGCCGTCACCAAGATCCGAGCCTAGTCTAAAAAGTTGCAGTTCCGGCAATTCAGATATCGAGGAATCCCTGTCAAACGAAAGCGTATATGAGCCCTTCGGATGTACCAAAAGCTGCAATCCGTTCGCGACATGAGCCGATGCGGAATCGTTTGCCGCCACATCGTTTGGATACAGTGCATACATGGATACCATCTCGGGCAAGAGCACAGGCTCGCCCGAAGATTCTTCGGTACAGTCTGCAAGAACAAGCAACAAGAGGATCCACAGTATGTAAAAAACTTTTTTAGTCATGATTTGGCACATTTTGCGGTTTCAGCCGTCTTTATAGATAGAGGCCCTTTTTCCAAAGGTAAAAAAATGATGCGAAGAAAACCAAGCCGGAAAGAAATGTTCTTGCAGAACATCCGCGATTTGACAAGCCCGATTGCCGGCAAGCCCGCTCTTGCCGCATCGTTAGCTGTCATAGCCGTATACGCAAGTCTTGACGCACCCCCCTATGCCCCCTTTTTACTTTTGCCTGTCGCACTCGCCGTACATTTTTTCCCGAGAAGCGTACAATGGTGTATCTTGGGGGCACTCGTAACCGCATGCGCCTGCCACACCCTGCTCCGTAATACGCACGACGCACCATCCGGGGACTCCAGCGGGCAAACATTACCAGACGAAACTCCGGCAAAAGCGTGCGGGCACATCGAAGCCGTTCTACCCAGAGGGAACGGAACCGCGTTTATCGTCACCATAGGCAAGAACGGCATCGCAGGCAAGGAAGGCGCGCCATATCGCGTAAGGATAACCGAAAAGCGCGAGCTGCCTGTACTGCCCGAACCGGGAGACAGCATCTGCTACGAAGCAAAATGGTACCCGGTAAACGACCCGACCGTACCTGGAGCTTTTAACACGCGGGAATGGCTCAGGAGCCAGGGTTTTGCGGCCTACGGAAAATTTGTCTGCTGGAATGCATGGAAAGGGGAATGGATTCCCGAAAGGAGTTTCTACGTATTCCGCAAGTGGATCAAGGGACGGTTCGAGGAATACCTGGAACCCGCAGAGACAGGGCTCCTGCTCGGGCTTTTAGCAGGCGACCGTAGCGGTATTCCCGAGGCACTCCGGAACGATTTCCAGCGCTCGGGGCTGGTACACGTTCTAGCCATTAGCGGGTTCCATGTCGTCTTGCTTGCAGGCATGCTCATGGTATTCCTGAAGGCGACGCGGCTCCCCCACAAGGCGGCAAGTATCATAGCGATAATCCTGCTGGCAATTTACGTGCCGGTAACCGGAGGCTCCCCTGCCGTGCAGCGCGCCGTACTGATGTTTGCCGTACCGCAGGTCGGCCTGCTTTTCGAAAGGCCCGCCAATACGCTCAACAGCCTGGGAGTCGCCCTCCTGTTCATATTGCTCCATTCGCCCTCCGAAATATGGAATCCGGGTTTCCAGCTCTCGGCGGCGGCAACCGCCGGCATTCTCGTAGGCAACAGCCATAATCCGCTACGCAATCTCCCAGAATTCCTGAAGCGCAGTAAAGTCTGGAACTTCATCGAATCTTTCGCCATCTCACCCACATACGTCACCTTATGCGCAACTCTTGCCACATCGCCTTTCCTGATACATCACTTCAAGACACTTTCTCCATTCGCCTGGCTCGGGAACATCGTCGTCGTTCCTGCAATCTCGTGGGGCATGCAGGCAGGCCTATTTGCTCTCCTTTCGCCCATCGACTTTATGCGAGAGACATTCTGTTCGGCCGCCAGCTTCTTTCTGAGGCTAGCCTCGCTCCTGACACGCACTCTCTCCGATTCCTCGCAGGCATCCGTAACCGTCGGGC encodes:
- a CDS encoding DNA internalization-related competence protein ComEC/Rec2; this encodes MMRRKPSRKEMFLQNIRDLTSPIAGKPALAASLAVIAVYASLDAPPYAPFLLLPVALAVHFFPRSVQWCILGALVTACACHTLLRNTHDAPSGDSSGQTLPDETPAKACGHIEAVLPRGNGTAFIVTIGKNGIAGKEGAPYRVRITEKRELPVLPEPGDSICYEAKWYPVNDPTVPGAFNTREWLRSQGFAAYGKFVCWNAWKGEWIPERSFYVFRKWIKGRFEEYLEPAETGLLLGLLAGDRSGIPEALRNDFQRSGLVHVLAISGFHVVLLAGMLMVFLKATRLPHKAASIIAIILLAIYVPVTGGSPAVQRAVLMFAVPQVGLLFERPANTLNSLGVALLFILLHSPSEIWNPGFQLSAAATAGILVGNSHNPLRNLPEFLKRSKVWNFIESFAISPTYVTLCATLATSPFLIHHFKTLSPFAWLGNIVVVPAISWGMQAGLFALLSPIDFMRETFCSAASFFLRLASLLTRTLSDSSQASVTVGPFSPAILLLLGGVFIALPACRKNAVARFFCVVSLCAFSAIFCFQGYERLFHPTWSMTVIDVGQGDSILLRTPGNRYILVDAGDKSRTDSGKDIIVPFLHHIGVQRLDALVITHPHLDHFGGAASLLRMFPVNEVWTNECSRTADGVEWRDVIEEAVERKVPVREIRRGFIWRENFFEVRAIHPKKLTDVSKECRDLNEASITLQASGFGHSAILTGDLTVPGEKTILGSLAYIRSDVLKVGHHGSKTSSSEDFLKAVGPQVAIISSGRRNKFRHPHKQVTERLDALEIPYLNTAKSGTVTVTFSEDSVNVETMIK